Proteins encoded together in one Bactrocera neohumeralis isolate Rockhampton chromosome 4, APGP_CSIRO_Bneo_wtdbg2-racon-allhic-juicebox.fasta_v2, whole genome shotgun sequence window:
- the LOC126756026 gene encoding uncharacterized protein LOC126756026 isoform X2: MFHVTEADATLKLLIRCEMLLANYALKDANATTLNNNKSIIVNGKMESNEVYDGINGANRVNDPSMQAHTRHTTASKQGNNATKNITKQTERSHEDASYLDMSGGGGGRTSGKKSNSWYDEWNSDMKSDKTFRCSGRVGNKTNSKAYSDEDVDVDEEDSDANEDDNSSQNYDICQVSSHDRDEMQKAITPELEPMQAIDCPYMDLPAGHLSIQHATKFGQLQRVEKRLFFDQCKKYYCGVLDDWLLCYADGPTSAHPTITLYLKHNGVEIEHYGEGKRREVCFQITTADPNKKFLFQANSEVDAKEWIIAVEAAIRGDTSPASLIRNTRKLPTPPMAKKMTFMSHINNAPTHDCIYEEPSPLFQTEKTSNKPKPNLPSKKDATATVDLINELEYDIPKYPPQPVKSADTSQSELETAELLNLNENSVPNTEKLEFQSIVKDVHSKLSSQLSGGPTPERLKKALIKTYSGSSASDVEALALTPTSPNTVKENKKQRKSTTPNVSPQKSNNSVHGSPSNNNNNSSNNTVSVNDRVGVKCFDKWFFNRMNKTTSSGRSTSSSSSAPSSPAKCKQSEKENLLQSLDSHDAVDGGGGGGGNDGLHTNSSNPSSPILKNTFSSCSAGVDSTMKSKVDLIIKEFETSAHMGMLTMETLAGSAVASLSSFCDKDCNNYEPIMTVTTPPSSFLKKI, encoded by the exons ATGTTTCATGTAACTGAGGCAGATGCGACGCTCAAACTCTTGATACGCTGTGAGATGCTCCTAGCGAACTACGCGCTGAAAGATGCCAATGCAACAACGCTCAATAACAATAAGTCCATTATTGTCAATGGTAAAATGGAGTCAAACGAAGTTTATGATGGAATCAATGGAGCTAATAGGGTCAATGACCCGTCAATGCAAGCGCACACAAGACACACAACAGCGAGCAAGCAAGGCAATAATGCAACAAAGAACATTACGAAGCAGACAGAGCGATCGCATGAAGACGCATCCTACTTGGATATGAGCGGAGGCGGTGGCGGCAGAACGAGTGGCAAAAAAT CAAACAGTTGGTATGATGAGTGGAATAGTGACATGAAAAGCGATAAAACGTTTCGTTGTTCGGGGCGAGTTGGCAACAAAACCAACAGTAAAGCGTACAGTGATGAGGATGTTGACGTAGATGAGGAGGATAGCGATGCGAATGAAGATGATAACAGCTCCCAAAACTACGATATATGCCAAGTTTCCAGCCATGACAGAGACGAAATGCAAAAGGCAATAACACCAGAGCTCGAACCCATGCAGGCCATTGATTGTCCATATATGGATTTACCAGCCGGACATCTTTCCATTCAGCACGCCACCAAATTTGGACAGTTGCAACGCGTCGAGAAACGTCTGTTCTTCGATCAGTGTAAAAAATACTACTGCGGTGTGCTTGACGATTGGCTGCTGTGCTATGCCGACGGACCCACGTCAGCACATCCAACGATAACATTGTATTTAAAGCACAACGGCGTCGAAATCGAACACTATGGCGAGGGCAAGCGACGTGAAGTGTGTTTTCAAATTACAACAGCCGATCCCAATAAGAAATTTCTCTTCCAAGCCAATAGTGAGGTGGATGCCAAAGAATGGATTATCGCCGTCGAAGCGGCCATACGTGGAGACACATCGCCGGCCAGTTTGATAAGGAATACAAGAAAACTGCCAACACCGCCTATGGCCAAGAAAATGACATTTATGAGTCACATAAACAATGCGCCAACGCACGATTGCATTTACGAAGAACCCTCACCGCTCTTTCAAACAGAAAAAACATCGAACAAGCCTAAACCTAATTTACCAAGCAAGAAGGATGCAACAGCCACAGTTGACTTGATCAATGAACTGGAATACGACATACCCAAATATCCACCGCAACCTGTTAAATCGGCTGACACAAGTCAATCGGAGTTGGAAACCGCCGAACTATTGAATTTAAACGAAAACAGCGTACCCAACACCGAGAAACTCGAGTTTCAATCAATTGTCAAGGATGTGCATAGCAAGTTGTCTAGTCAGCTGTCCGGAGGTCCAACGCCGGAACGCTTAAAAAAGGCGCTCATAAAAACTTACTCCGGCAGCAGTGCCAGCGATGTGGAAGCTTTGGCGTTAACACCAACCTCACCGAACACAGTGAAGGAGAACAAGAAACAACGCAAGTCCACTACACCAAATGTCAGTCCACAGAAGAGTAACAACAGCGTGCATGGCAGTccgagcaacaacaacaacaacagcagcaacaacactgtTAGTGTTAACGATCGTGTGGGTGTGAAATGCTTTGATAAATGGTTTTTCAATCGCATGAACAAGACAACATCTTCGGGTCGCAGCACAAGCTCGTCGAGTTCGGCGCCATCCTCGCCGGCCAAGTGTAAACAAAGTGAAAAGGAAAATCTACTACAAAGCCTCGATTCGCATGATGCTGtcgatggtggtggtggtggtggtggcaatgATGGCTTACACACTAATAGCAGTAATCCCTCATCACCGATACTGAAGAACACCTTTTCGAGTTGCAGCGCCGGTGTCGACAGCACCATGAAGAGCAAAGTCGATCTGATAATCAAAGAGTTTGAGACGAGCGCACACATGGGCATGCTCACAATGGAGACGTTGGCGGGCAGTGCTGTGGCCTCACTGAGTTCCTTCTGCGACAAAGATTGTAATAATTATGAGCCCATAATGACTGTGACAACGCCACCGAGCAGtttcttaaagaaaatatag
- the LOC126756026 gene encoding uncharacterized protein LOC126756026 isoform X1: protein MARKEQPAANDIEQFLRDVREHFRASLETSDYENTSNMFHVTEADATLKLLIRCEMLLANYALKDANATTLNNNKSIIVNGKMESNEVYDGINGANRVNDPSMQAHTRHTTASKQGNNATKNITKQTERSHEDASYLDMSGGGGGRTSGKKSNSWYDEWNSDMKSDKTFRCSGRVGNKTNSKAYSDEDVDVDEEDSDANEDDNSSQNYDICQVSSHDRDEMQKAITPELEPMQAIDCPYMDLPAGHLSIQHATKFGQLQRVEKRLFFDQCKKYYCGVLDDWLLCYADGPTSAHPTITLYLKHNGVEIEHYGEGKRREVCFQITTADPNKKFLFQANSEVDAKEWIIAVEAAIRGDTSPASLIRNTRKLPTPPMAKKMTFMSHINNAPTHDCIYEEPSPLFQTEKTSNKPKPNLPSKKDATATVDLINELEYDIPKYPPQPVKSADTSQSELETAELLNLNENSVPNTEKLEFQSIVKDVHSKLSSQLSGGPTPERLKKALIKTYSGSSASDVEALALTPTSPNTVKENKKQRKSTTPNVSPQKSNNSVHGSPSNNNNNSSNNTVSVNDRVGVKCFDKWFFNRMNKTTSSGRSTSSSSSAPSSPAKCKQSEKENLLQSLDSHDAVDGGGGGGGNDGLHTNSSNPSSPILKNTFSSCSAGVDSTMKSKVDLIIKEFETSAHMGMLTMETLAGSAVASLSSFCDKDCNNYEPIMTVTTPPSSFLKKI from the exons ATGGCTCGGAAAGAGCAACCGGCCGCTAATGATATCGAGCAATTTCTACGAG ATGTACGCGAACATTTCCGCGCCTCACTCGAGACATCCGACTATGAGAATACCTCGAATATGTTTCATGTAACTGAGGCAGATGCGACGCTCAAACTCTTGATACGCTGTGAGATGCTCCTAGCGAACTACGCGCTGAAAGATGCCAATGCAACAACGCTCAATAACAATAAGTCCATTATTGTCAATGGTAAAATGGAGTCAAACGAAGTTTATGATGGAATCAATGGAGCTAATAGGGTCAATGACCCGTCAATGCAAGCGCACACAAGACACACAACAGCGAGCAAGCAAGGCAATAATGCAACAAAGAACATTACGAAGCAGACAGAGCGATCGCATGAAGACGCATCCTACTTGGATATGAGCGGAGGCGGTGGCGGCAGAACGAGTGGCAAAAAAT CAAACAGTTGGTATGATGAGTGGAATAGTGACATGAAAAGCGATAAAACGTTTCGTTGTTCGGGGCGAGTTGGCAACAAAACCAACAGTAAAGCGTACAGTGATGAGGATGTTGACGTAGATGAGGAGGATAGCGATGCGAATGAAGATGATAACAGCTCCCAAAACTACGATATATGCCAAGTTTCCAGCCATGACAGAGACGAAATGCAAAAGGCAATAACACCAGAGCTCGAACCCATGCAGGCCATTGATTGTCCATATATGGATTTACCAGCCGGACATCTTTCCATTCAGCACGCCACCAAATTTGGACAGTTGCAACGCGTCGAGAAACGTCTGTTCTTCGATCAGTGTAAAAAATACTACTGCGGTGTGCTTGACGATTGGCTGCTGTGCTATGCCGACGGACCCACGTCAGCACATCCAACGATAACATTGTATTTAAAGCACAACGGCGTCGAAATCGAACACTATGGCGAGGGCAAGCGACGTGAAGTGTGTTTTCAAATTACAACAGCCGATCCCAATAAGAAATTTCTCTTCCAAGCCAATAGTGAGGTGGATGCCAAAGAATGGATTATCGCCGTCGAAGCGGCCATACGTGGAGACACATCGCCGGCCAGTTTGATAAGGAATACAAGAAAACTGCCAACACCGCCTATGGCCAAGAAAATGACATTTATGAGTCACATAAACAATGCGCCAACGCACGATTGCATTTACGAAGAACCCTCACCGCTCTTTCAAACAGAAAAAACATCGAACAAGCCTAAACCTAATTTACCAAGCAAGAAGGATGCAACAGCCACAGTTGACTTGATCAATGAACTGGAATACGACATACCCAAATATCCACCGCAACCTGTTAAATCGGCTGACACAAGTCAATCGGAGTTGGAAACCGCCGAACTATTGAATTTAAACGAAAACAGCGTACCCAACACCGAGAAACTCGAGTTTCAATCAATTGTCAAGGATGTGCATAGCAAGTTGTCTAGTCAGCTGTCCGGAGGTCCAACGCCGGAACGCTTAAAAAAGGCGCTCATAAAAACTTACTCCGGCAGCAGTGCCAGCGATGTGGAAGCTTTGGCGTTAACACCAACCTCACCGAACACAGTGAAGGAGAACAAGAAACAACGCAAGTCCACTACACCAAATGTCAGTCCACAGAAGAGTAACAACAGCGTGCATGGCAGTccgagcaacaacaacaacaacagcagcaacaacactgtTAGTGTTAACGATCGTGTGGGTGTGAAATGCTTTGATAAATGGTTTTTCAATCGCATGAACAAGACAACATCTTCGGGTCGCAGCACAAGCTCGTCGAGTTCGGCGCCATCCTCGCCGGCCAAGTGTAAACAAAGTGAAAAGGAAAATCTACTACAAAGCCTCGATTCGCATGATGCTGtcgatggtggtggtggtggtggtggcaatgATGGCTTACACACTAATAGCAGTAATCCCTCATCACCGATACTGAAGAACACCTTTTCGAGTTGCAGCGCCGGTGTCGACAGCACCATGAAGAGCAAAGTCGATCTGATAATCAAAGAGTTTGAGACGAGCGCACACATGGGCATGCTCACAATGGAGACGTTGGCGGGCAGTGCTGTGGCCTCACTGAGTTCCTTCTGCGACAAAGATTGTAATAATTATGAGCCCATAATGACTGTGACAACGCCACCGAGCAGtttcttaaagaaaatatag